In Zygosaccharomyces rouxii strain CBS732 chromosome F complete sequence, a single window of DNA contains:
- the ERG12 gene encoding mevalonate kinase (similar to uniprot|P07277 Saccharomyces cerevisiae YMR208W ERG12 Mevalonate kinase acts in the biosynthesis of isoprenoids and sterols including ergosterol from mevalonate) codes for MSVPFLVSAPGKVIIFGEHSAVYNEPAVAASVSALRTYLFVEPSEDPEEIELDFPDINFNHKWHYNDFASILQDAEGLEEARLNTRELSQKIVSQLEVVQGELRNTLYYYAALCFCYLYVCLCPHIKGMKFHVKSTLPIGAGLGSSASISVALSLAMAHLSGHIRADKPELSVSEKKFINTWSFLGEKCIQGTPSGIDNAVATYGNAVLFKREMDGTTNFEFVEQFPQIPMVLTYTKIPRSTKTLVGNVRELVIRQPNVIKPVLTAMGQLALRGTEILDSLDDKNYEELLELVRVNHGLLVALGVSHPGLELVRFECDTNALGATKLTGAGGGGCLLTILHKTTTQEQVQQFKTKLESSYGYKTFQTDLGGIGCGILPRDLIADDKLENIKSLFCQEVSNDRIDQLLLPGKTDLHWIH; via the coding sequence ATGTCTGTTCCATTTTTGGTTTCTGCCCCCGGTAAGGTTATTATATTTGGTGAACATTCCGCTGTTTACAACGAACCTGCTGTGGCAGCCAGTGTTTCAGCGCTCAGGACTTACCTGTTCGTAGAGCCCAGTGAGGATCCTGAAGAGATAGAATTAGATTTTCCTGATATAAACTTTAATCACAAGTGGCATTACAACGATTTCGCAtcaattttacaagatgcAGAAGGCTTAGAAGAAGCTCGCCTCAATACAAGAGAATTGTcccaaaaaattgtatcaCAACTGGAAGTGGTTCAAGGTGAACTAAGAAATACACTGTACTACTATGCTGCGTTGTGTTTCTGTTATCTGTACGTTTGTCTTTGCCCTCATATTAAAGGTATGAAGTTCCATGTCAAATCAACATTGCCCATTGGTGCTGGATTAGGCTCAAGCGCTTCCATCTCAGTGGCACTATCATTGGCAATGGCACATTTGAGTGGCCACATTAGAGCCGATAAACCTGAGCTCTCAGTGTcagagaagaaattcatcaatacgTGGTCATTTTTAGGTGAAAAATGTATTCAGGGTACACCTTCCGGTATTGATAATGCGGTAGCAACCTATGGTAATGCAGTgcttttcaaaagagagATGGATGGTACTACGAATTTTGAATTCGTAGAACAATTCCCACAAATCCCCATGGTATTAACATATACGAAGATTCCACGTTCTACAAAGACTTTAGTAGGTAACGTACGTGAATTAGTGATTAGACAACCCAATGTAATAAAACCAGTATTAACAGCCATGGGGCAATTAGCTCTAAGGGGAACAGAAATCTTAGATTCATTGGACGACAAGAATTATGAAGAATTGCTAGAATTAGTACGTGTTAACCATGGGTTACTAGTCGCGCTAGGAGTTTCACATCCAGGTTTAGAGCTTGTCAGATTCGAATGTGATACTAATGCATTAGGTGCTACGAAATTAACCggtgcaggtggtggtggttgtCTGTTGACGATTTTACATAAAACAACCACACAGGAACAAGTCCAACAGTTTAAAACCAAATTAGAATCATCTTATGGTTATAAAACGTTCCAAACAGACCTAGGCGGTATTGGATGCGGAATTTTACCACGGGACTTAATTGCAGATGATAAATTAGAGAACATCAAGTCACTTTTCTGCCAAGAAGTCTCCAATGATCGTATTGATCAGCTTTTATTACCTGGCAAAACCGATTTACATTGGATTCACTAG
- the FSF1 gene encoding Fsf1p (similar to uniprot|Q12029 Saccharomyces cerevisiae YOR271C Hypothetical ORF), translating to MASSVPGPLALPDSRWNLSTYWGRVRHCAEISDPSMLFTTDADLQRARGIISSYRNGELKSTTSEFWNAKRQLDSTVHPDTGETVLLPFRMSCCVLSNLVVTAGMLTPNLGTMGTLFWQWANQSVNVAVNSANANKSHPMSMSQLATNYTAAVTASCGVAIGLNKVVPKLKGIKPHTRLILGRLVPFAAVVTAGVVNVFLMRGNEIKKGISVYDQEGQELGKSKRAAMMAVGETALSRVINATPIMVIPPLLLVRLQRGLLRGKSLGWQTAANLGIIAATSFTVLPLALAVFPQRQAIHLNRLERELRGDHDEHELVYFNRGM from the coding sequence ATGGCATCTTCTGTACCCGGACCTTTAGCACTTCCAGATTCTCGTTGGAATCTCTCCACGTACTGGGGGAGAGTACGTCACTGTGCTGAGATTTCTGATCCCAGCATGCTGTTTACTACGGATGCTGATCTCCAGAGAGCTCGTGGTATCATTAGTAGTTATCGTAATGGCGAATTAAAGAGTACGACTTCCGAATTTTGGAACGCCAAAAGACAATTGGATTCTACGGTGCATCCAGATACTGGTGAAACCGTTTTACTACCGTTCCGTATGTCATGTTGTGTTTTGTCAAATTTGGTGGTTACCGCTGGTATGTTGACACCAAATTTGGGGACCATGGGTACTCTTTTCTGGCAATGGGCCAATCAATCTGTTAATGTAGCCGTTAATTCCGCCAATGCGAACAAATCACACCCAATGTCGATGTCACAGCTGGCCACTAACTATACAGCTGCGGTGACAGCTTCTTGCGGTGTGGCTATTGGTCTTAACAAGGTAGTACCGAAGTTGAAAGGTATTAAACCTCACACGAGGTTGATTTTGGGTCGTTTGGTGCCATTTGCCGCTGTAGTCACTGCCGGTGTGGTTAATGTGTTTCTAATGAGAGGAAATGAGATTAAAAAAGGTATTTCAGTTTACGATCAAGAGGGACAAGAACTTGGTAAATCTAAAAGGGCCGCTATGATGGCCGTTGGTGAAACTGCATTGAGTAGGGTCATCAATGCAACACCAATCATGGTTATTCCACCATTATTGCTAGTCCGTTTACAGCGCGGATTACTACGTGGGAAATCTTTAGGATGGCAAACTGCTGCTAATTTAGGTATTATTGCCGCAACTTCATTTACAGTTCTTCCCTTGGCGCTTGCGGTTTTCCCTCAAAGACAGGCAATTCATCTGAACAGATTAGAACGTGAATTGAGAGGTGACCATGATGAGCATGAACTAGTATATTTTAACAGGGGTATGTAG
- the YTM1 gene encoding Ytm1p (highly similar to uniprot|Q12024 Saccharomyces cerevisiae YOR272W YTM1 microtubule-associated protein) — MSADKSQVKLRFFTREKDESLHVQDTPVYAPIALKRFGLSEIVNHLLQSEKPVPFDFLVDGELLRSSLQDYLTKKGLSSETLLNVEYARAVLPPSYLASFNNEDWISSIDMGDQRIISGSYDGIVRTWNLSGKVDKQYSGHAGAIRSVKHISNTRIVSAGNDRTLRLWKTKNDSTATDDENVEEGKTLAILEGHKGPVVSVDVSDNARILSSSYDNSLGLWSTNYKEMNNVDPMEELINSNENKVSTAARKRRKLALKDGSIRRRAPLSLLESHQAPVEQALFDARDNTVGYSVSQDHTVKTWDLVTSRCVDTKTTSYSLLSLAQLPSLHLLACGSSARHITLHDFRANSSSKITQQQLLGHKNFVVSLDTCPENEYMLVSGSHDGTAKVWDIRANSPMYTITRQDPSVQKGVNDKVFAVKWAQDVGIISGGQDRKLQINKGDNIYKN, encoded by the coding sequence ATGTCTGCTGATAAGTCTCAAGTAAAGCTTAGGTTTTTCACTAGGGAGAAAGATGAGTCCCTACACGTTCAAGATACACCTGTGTACGCACCTATTGCgctgaaaagatttggtcTATCAGAGATTGTCAACCATCTATTGCAATCAGAGAAACCAGTGCCTTTCGATTTCTTAgttgatggtgaattgCTACGCTCTTCTTTACAAGATTACTTGACTAAGAAGGGACTATCCAGCGAAACACTACTAAACGTTGAATATGCAAGAGCTGTTCTACCACCATCATACTTAGCTAGTTTCAACAATGAGGACTGGATTAGTTCTATCGACATGGGTGATCAAAGAATCATTAGTGGATCCTATGATGGTATCGTTCGTACTTGGAACCTTTCAGGTAAAGTGGACAAACAATACAGTGGTCATGCTGGTGCTATACGTTCTGTGAAACACATTTCTAATACAAGAATTGTATCTGCCGGTAACGATAGAACTCTACGTCTTTGGAAAACGAAAAATGACTCTACCGCTACggatgatgaaaatgtagaagaaggtaaaaCTTTAGCCATCTTAGAAGGTCACAAAGGACCAGTGGTCTCCGTGGATGTCTCTGATAATGCAAGAATTTTGTCATCTTCTTATGATAACAGTCTTGGGCTTTGGTCTACCAACTACAAGGAAATGAATAACGTGGACCCCATGGAGGAATTGATCAACAGTAATGAAAACAAGGTTTCCACCGCTGctagaaagagaagaaaactAGCGTTAAAAGATGGATCCATTAGAAGAAGAGCACCATTATCACTGTTGGAATCTCATCAAGCACCCGTGGAACAAGCATTGTTTGACGCCAGAGATAACACCGTTGGTTATTCTGTTTCTCAAGATCATACAGTAAAGACTTGGGATTTGGTTACATCTCGTTGTGTGGATACAAAAACTACTTCTTATTCGCTTTTGTCGTTGGCCCAACTACCAAGTTTACATTTACTGGCGTGTGGTTCAAGTGCTAGACACATCACACTACATGATTTCCGTGCTAATTCAAGTTCAAAGATTACTCAACAGCAACTTCTAGGACACAAGAATTTTGTCGTTTCATTAGACACTTGTCCTGAAAATGAGTACATGCTCGTTTCTGGTTCTCACGATGGTACTGCTAAAGTTTGGGACATTAGAGCTAATTCACCCATGTATACTATTACTAGACAGGATCCATCAGTGCAAAAAGGTGTTAATGATAAAGTGTTTGCTGTGAAGTGGGCACAAGACGTAGGGATCATTAGTGGTGGTCAGGACAGGAAATTACAGATAAATAAGGGTGACAACATTTATaagaattaa
- a CDS encoding uncharacterized protein (similar to uniprot|Q03648 Saccharomyces cerevisiae YMR209C Hypothetical ORF) yields MGVSTSSLPAIAFTILAVIMSFLRKYKPFQSWFIAKLENSFVDHFTSAKQLVVNGDFSLTRTSKNFKTAGDTTLYDLSKALSHLSEYLVRAQGQNGVIFQRTKELPPDVRDQLKTLSYFSKIQNVNISLQNNYKVVESVIRYVLEQLIKNNANNLEKGLRDQLKATCLEFGYVLSEKNELCKNSDNTIVAMLESNQYRVSEAISHLCRDWSPNFRCEREPFNQFFKERILSLGLPEDEKVLILVPGAGVGQLSHFLATNFPHYAVDSIEWSALMYICGQFALGYGKDVELSPFALRYSGQLDCARQIRTVEVQLSEVRRSSNLRFHWGDFCEFIPTEDHYDSIVVCTEFFIDTAENLFEYFETIERFKNRCNNLHWINAGPLKYGTRPLVQLNAMELNKLRQLRGWKDIHESNVTDYNHPLIGYLTDYGSLFQCYYGALKFHSTFATDRK; encoded by the coding sequence ATGGGAGTCTCGACGTCAAGTCTTCCAGCAATTGCGTTTACCATATTGGCAGTAATTATGAGTTTTCTGAGGAAATACAAACCGTTTCAAAGTTGGTTTATCGCAAAGCTCGAGAATTCTTTCGTAGATCATTTCACATCAGCAAAGCAACTAGTAGTAAATGGTGATTTTTCGTTGACAAGAACTTCcaagaatttcaaaactgCTGGAGATACTACTCTGTATGATTTATCTAAGGCGCTATCACATTTGAGTGAATACCTAGTTAGAGCGCAGGGGCAAAATGGTGttatatttcaaagaactaAAGAATTGCCACCAGATGTTAGGGATCAATTGAAGACGTTGAGCtatttttccaagattcaAAATGTCAATATCAGCCTTCAAAACAATTATAAGGTGGTGGAATCGGTTATCAGGTACGTACTGGAgcaattgataaagaaCAATGCcaataatttggaaaaagggctaagagatcaattgaaagcTACGTGCTTGGAATTTGGCTATGTACTGAGTGAGAAGAATGAATTATGCAAAAATTCTGATAATACAATCGTTGCAATGTTAGAGTCCAATCAATACAGAGTTTCTGAAGCGATTTCACATCTATGTCGTGATTGGAGTCCCAACTTTAGATGTGAAAGGGAAccttttaatcaatttttcaaagagaGAATATTATCTTTAGGGCTCccagaagatgaaaaagtACTTATTTTAGTTCCCGGTGCAGGTGTAGGTCAACTTTCTCATTTTTTGGCTACGAATTTCCCACATTATGCAGTAGATTCTATTGAATGGTCTGCATTAATGTACATCTGTGGTCAATTTGCCCTTGGGTATGGTAAAGATGTCGAATTGAGCCCCTTTGCATTACGTTATTCAGGTCAATTGGATTGTGCGAGGCAGATTAGAACAGTAGAAGTGCAATTAAGCGAAGTGAGGAGATCCTCGAATTTAAGATTTCATTGGGGTGATTTCTGTGAGTTTATCCCAACTGAAGATCATTATGATAGCATTGTTGTTTGtacagaatttttcatcgatACTGCAGAAAATCTATTTGAATACTTCGAAACCATCGAACGGTTCAAAAATCGATGCAACAACCTGCACTGGATTAATGCCGGTCCTTTAAAATATGGTACAAGACCGTTAGTACAATTAAATGCTATGGAGTTGAATAAATTACGTCAACTAAGAGGTTGGAAAGATATACACGAATCAAACGTTACTGATTACAATCATCCACTGATAGGATACTTAACGGATTATGGATCTTTATTCCAGTGTTACTACGGAGCactaaaatttcattctaCCTTTGCCACAGATCggaaataa
- the DML1 gene encoding Dml1p (similar to uniprot|Q03652 Saccharomyces cerevisiae YMR211W): MHEVISISAGHRCNHLSTQFFNCQEKKLYDEKRYKDNEFSVHLNPSTDKLNQTVSFSPRALIWESKGGNGSLGTYQYVQPEDYFYSDDAKKDKNENVMLTGSKVPRSEYQEALDNSATPIPQLNNEMAKYWSDYSKLIYDPTTFNNLKDWHHDLSKPNLPDFKGLDVHKFGSYELGVQEFDDNYLQEFFDGNLHRQLEQCDTLQGLNLMSSLDSAWSGFSSAMLLELRNELPKTTIFAWNYYKGELKGLNRALLPHWERQMKSSVVCNEEADLVFPLRLDESLSDWEQAGQTVRVLDSVNSLFEQKGEKMQSMTHLQDCVGVSDQTRKFVSSIFENSDYNYSFFDDYPVFRNGHKDPHVFSECLIQRGSTTNSTPNPRTLQTTEFLPSDTVPPQFQSPNSFDLQLSTTEKSRDVFLHWRDVASKYLRSAPDGDELVDNLGTIAATYEYGWYDDEDSGDDDF; the protein is encoded by the coding sequence ATGCACGAAGTGATATCAATTTCAGCCGGACATCGTTGTAATCATTTGTCCACacagtttttcaattgccaagagaagaaattataCGATGAGAAGAGATACAAAGACAATGAATTCAGCGTACACCTGAATCCATCTACCGACAAGCTGAATCAAACGGTTTCGTTTTCTCCTAGGGCACTTATTTGGGAATCTAAAGGTGGTAATGGATCATTAGGGACATATCAATACGTTCAACCAGAGGATTATTTTTATTCCGATGATGCCAAGAAAGATAAGAATGAGAATGTTATGCTGACAGGTTCCAAGGTTCCTAGGTCGGAGTACCAAGAAGCACTGGATAATAGTGCGACGCCAATCCCGCAGTTAAACAATGAAATGGCAAAGTACTGGTCAGATTATTCTAAACTGATTTATGACCCCACAACTTTCAACAATCTGAAGGATTGGCATCATGACTTGTCGAAACCCAATTTGCCTGACTTTAAAGGGTTAGACGTACACAAATTTGGTAGCTACGAATTAGGGgtacaagaatttgatgacAATTATTTACAAGAGTTCTTTGATGGGAATTTACACAGGCAATTGGAACAATGCGATACTTTACAGGGACTGAACTTAATGAGTAGTCTTGATAGCGCATGGAGCGGATTTTCCTCTGCAATGTTACTGGAATTACGTAATGAATTACCCAAGacaacaatttttgcaTGGAATTATTACAAGGGCGAACTGAAAGGGCTGAATAGGGCCCTTCTACCACACTGGGAACGTCAAATGAAATCAAGCGTGGTTTGCAATGAGGAGGCAGATTTGGTTTTCCCACTACGATTAGATGAATCATTGTCGGATTGGGAGCAAGCCGGTCAGACAGTTAGAGTATTGGATAGTGTCAATAGTCTTTTCGAACAAAAGGGTGAAAAAATGCAATCTATGACTCACTTACAAGACTGCGTAGGCGTAAGTGATCAAACTAGAAaatttgtttcttcaatcttCGAAAACTCTGACTACAACTATTCCTTCTTTGATGACTATCCGGTTTTCAGAAACGGTCACAAAGATCCACACGTTTTTTCAGAATGTTTAATTCAAAGAGGATCTACTACTAACTCAACACCAAACCCGAGAACTTTACAAACCACTGAATTTTTACCCAGTGACACAGTACCCCCACAATTTCAAAGCCCTAATTCTTTTGATCTGCAGTTATCAACAACGGAGAAATCAAGAGACGTTTTCCTCCACTGGCGTGATGTGGCCTCCAAATACCTAAGATCAGCTCCAGATGGTGATGAACTGGTAGATAATTTGGGGACAATTGCGGCCACTTATGAATACGGTTGGTATGACGATGAGGATTCTGGCGATGATGATTTCTGA
- the MOD5 gene encoding tRNA dimethylallyltransferase (similar to uniprot|P07884 Saccharomyces cerevisiae YOR274W MOD5 Delta 2-isopentenyl pyrophosphate:tRNA isopentenyl transferase required for biosynthesis of the modified base isopentenyladenosine in mitochondrial and cytoplasmic tRNAs gene is nuclear and encodes two isozymic forms), with the protein MIRALWKKMFVNSPGKVVVIAGTTGVGKSQLSIQLAKKFNGEVINSDSMQVYKGLPIITNKHPIEERDGIPHHVINHVDWSEEYYLHRFEKECVDAIEDIHQRGKLAIVVGGTHYYLQVLFNKHVKSIQRDVTKEERELLNSGNGQLIYDTLKMHDPAIATKFHPNDTRRVQRMLEIYYESGKKPSETYAEQEISLRYDTLFLWLYSDSDALEQRLDDRVDKMLETGAMEEIKELYEYFQNNKYTIEQCENGVWQVIGFKEFLPWLIDEKKNMKIEDGVERMKIHTRQYAKKQVKWIRKMLIPDVDGDVYVLDASDLSQWHEKVLVRSTNITRQFFENKPIQDIRAPERLKGLLDIGKTKDKSQRDWQQYVCTVCRDQQDKELIAIGETNWQIHLKSRRHRSNLTKGARKAAYEKWKAEKGVNDDEKEH; encoded by the coding sequence ATGATTAGAGctctttggaagaagatgtttGTTAATTCTCCAGGGAAGGTAGTAGTCATTGCTGGTACTACAGGTGTAGGTAAATCACAGCTGTCTATCCAGCTGGCTAAAAAGTTTAATGGTGAAGTGATCAACTCGGACTCCATGCAGGTCTATAAAGGGTTACCAATTATCACTAACAAACAcccaattgaagaaagagatggTATTCCTCATCATGTTATTAACCATGTGGATTGGTCGGAGGAGTACTATTTACacagatttgaaaaagagtGTGTAGATGCTATAGAGGATATCCACCAACGAGGAAAACTAGCAATCGTCGTAGGCGGTACACATTACTACTTGCAAGTGCTATTTAACAAACATGTTAAATCTATCCAAAGGGACGTCACTaaggaagaaagagaacTGCTCAATTCGGGAAATGGTCAACTCATTTATGATACTCTGAAAATGCACGATCCAGCAATTGCTACCAAATTTCACCCTAATGACACGAGAAGGGTACAAAGGATGTTAGAAATTTATTATGAATCTGGGAAAAAACCTAGTGAGACCTATGCAGAACaagaaatttcattgaGATACGATACGCTGTTTCTCTGGCTTTATAGCGATTCAGATGCACTAGAACAGAGATTAGATGACCGTGTAGACAAAATGTTAGAAACAGGTGCTATGGAAGAGATCAAGGAACTGTACGAATACTTCCAAAATAACAAATATACCATAGAACAATGTGAAAATGGTGTTTGGCAAGTCAttggatttaaagaatttctaCCATGGTTGATAGAcgagaaaaaaaatatgaagatAGAAGATGGGGTTGAACGTATGAAGATCCATACGCGACAATATGCTAAGAAACAAGTTAAATGGATACGGAAAATGTTAATACCAGATGTGGACGGAGACGTCTATGTGTTGGATGCATCTGATTTATCACAGTGGCACGAAAAAGTATTAGTACGATCTACAAACATTACAAggcaattctttgaaaataaaCCAATTCAAGATATACGCGCGCCTGAAAGACTAAAGGGATTGCTAGATATTGGGAAAACAAAAGATAAAAGTCAACGAGATTGGCAACAGTACGTGTGTACTGTTTGTCGCGACCAGCAGGATAAGGAACTTATAGCCATTGGTGAGACAAATTGGcaaatccatttgaaaagtaGAAGACATAGGTCAAACCTCACTAAAGGTGCGAGAAAAGCCGCTTACGAAAAATGGAAGGCTGAAAAAGGtgttaatgatgatgaaaaagagCATTAA
- the RIM20 gene encoding Rim20p (similar to uniprot|Q12033 Saccharomyces cerevisiae YOR275C RIM20 Protein involved in proteolytic activation of Rim101p in response to alkaline pH member of the PalA/AIP1/Alix family interacts with the ESCRT-III subunits Snf7p suggesting a relationship between the response to pH and multivesicular body formation) translates to MTDLLCIPQKRTTDARLKDQLANAIESTSYQTASFFDAELNKIAYLRESISDPEPSKTKLRDLQEYLLCLEEISKKFPNDQIQFTWSNPLLQKSDGTSEYSLKFERLNIFYNIGSQYSILALESNDGSSQALKTMCLYFQYSAGCFQYIIRHLNDCEEPVFDLNSGHALVNIMLAQAQECFWFKAIQDGHKDSLIAKLAKQVSEYYEESLKFGRKSQLIRNDWCLHLESKANYFTAVTYFRNGLSLGGKRNYGAQIKSLEMALEYLRKSDLPSRADFSVKIEESLKEIQRDNDFIYLQTVPSYIDPVKPAPMVNASPVEAFIPKDSTPIFKDLLPIGVLDACSAYNERQEEYVKQYVVNPLLSLNKLLYESLPKFELPPNLKNISEHELESYELSLNDLKFNSNNIEVQISEIDQILRQESETDSNLRLKYGTINWDSVPSANVNTAYYEKLQKLREYLNQGRKVDEETFSLFRVIDKKLITSPIKFPESNSPLVKQVGNVTRSREKYAKEVESKSTEHRLLPRIISEYKRTGETEFEALFLDHLKFFDIDIKYVQHQREENKRLLNQLQSQEDDSGTKRLDPAALYVEDLQYSLKLLEDVKGNLGDGANFYRSLHKSANELLYEVQKFENARSLERSSMESKLNSH, encoded by the coding sequence ATGACAGATCTTCTGTGTATTCCTCAGAAACGTACAACAGATGCTCGTCTGAAAGATCAGCTGGCTAATGCCATTGAGTCCACGTCATATCAAACTGCTTCGTTCTTTGACGctgaattgaataaaatcGCCTACTTAAGAGAAAGTATATCTGACCCTGAACCTTCTAAGACAAAGCTACGAGATTTACAAGAGTATCTGCTGTGTTTAGAAGagatttccaagaaatttcCCAAtgatcaaattcaatttacTTGGTCCAATCCATTACTTCAAAAATCAGATGGTACATCTGAATATTCCCTGAAATTTGAAAGGCTGAACATTTTCTACAATATTGGTTCACAGTATTCCATATTAGCTCTGGAATCCAATGATGGTTCATCTCAAGCTCTCAAAACAATGTGTCTATATTTTCAGTACAGTGCTGGATGCTTCCAATACATTATAAGGCATCTTAACGATTGTGAAGAGCCCGTTTTCGATTTGAATAGCGGTCATGCTCTAGTGAATATCATGTTGGCACAGGCTCAAGAATGTTTTTGGTTTAAAGCTATTCAGGATGGACACAAGGATTCTCTTATTGCCAAATTGGCAAAACAAGTTTCAGAATACTACGAGGAGAGTTTAAAATTTGGACGCAAATCTCAATTGATTCGTAATGATTGGTGTTTGCATTTGGAATCTAAAGCTAACTACTTCACGGCCGTTACATATTTTAGAAATGGGTTATCACTAGGagggaaaagaaattatgGCGCTCAAATCAAATCTCTAGAAATGGCTTTGGAATATTTGAGGAAGAGTGATTTACCATCAAGAGCTGATTTTTCAGTGAAAATCGAAGAATCTCTCAAGGAAATTCAAAGAGACAATGATTTTATCTATTTGCAGACGGTACCTTCATATATCGATCCTGTAAAACCGGCACCCATGGTCAATGCATCGCCTGTGGAAGCATTTATACCAAAGGATTCTACCCCCATATTCAAAGACTTGTTGCCTATTGGTGTTTTGGATGCATGCTCTGCTTATAATGAGCGCCAAGAAGAGTATGTGAAGCAATACGTTGTCAATCCGCTTTTGTCATTGAATAAGTTGCTTTATGAAAGCTTACCCAAATTTGAATTACCTCcgaatttaaagaatatttcTGAGCACGAATTGGAATCTTATGAACTATCATTAAATGATCTTAAATTTAACAGTAATAACATCGAGGTGCAAATTTCAGAGATAGATCAAATTTTAAGACAAGAATCAGAAACTGACTCTAATTTAAGATTGAAGTACGGAACCATAAATTGGGATTCAGTTCCCTCTGCAAATGTTAATACTGCATACTAcgaaaaattacaaaaacTAAGagaatatttgaatcaaGGAAGgaaagttgatgaagaaacatTTTCACTGTTCCGTGTTATAGACAAGAAACTAATTACCTCACCAATTAAATTTCCTGAGAGTAACTCACCATTAGTTAAACAAGTAGGTAATGTTACGagatcaagagaaaaataTGCAAAGGAGGTGGAATCTAAGTCTACAGAACATAGATTATTGCCTCGGATAATATCGGAGTATAAGAGAACTGGCGAGACTGAATTCGAAGCATTGTTTTTGGaccatttgaaatttttcgatATCGATATCAAGTATGTGCAGCATCAAAGggaagaaaataaaaggcttttgaatcaattacAGTCACAAGAGGATGACAGTGGCACTAAAAGGCTAGATCCAGCTGCATTGTATGTGGAGGATTTACAATATTCGTTAAAACTTTTGGAAGATGTTAAAGGGAACTTGGGGGATGGCGCTAATTTTTACCGAAGTCTTCATAAATCAGCAAATGAGTTGTTATATGAAGTGCAAAAGTTTGAAAATGCAAGGAGTTTAGAGAGATCATCCATGGAATCTAAATTAAATTCACATTAA